The Rhodoferax potami genome includes a region encoding these proteins:
- a CDS encoding HlyD family type I secretion periplasmic adaptor subunit, with protein sequence MSVLKALMKRYQQVLQLAWAARHEIAGPERLASERAFMPAALSLQETPPHPAPRRIMVIICTCVVAALIWAAFGKIDVVALAPGRVIVSERSKVIQPLEAATVRAIHVQDGQEVQEGQLLIELDSTQVGAEHSQNKQQWLAANSEKLRSHSLQLALNSGVQPAIAEQQSSLWCAATKIESCEPWQTLRQQLQTEWQDIRSKRERLAATVQTRDSQIQVSKAAINRLQSLLVTLNQREVDYAALAQQGFVSQHGLQDKTRDRQDIDNELLRVRAELTTAMSAHQEALKEQNAYLAEIQKSLAQRQFTAQQEIERLAQEQVKSQQRLELLQLRSPVKGTVQQLAVFTAGGVVTPAQALMVIVPAAHDISAEVMVANKDIGFIHAGQKVRIKLETFNFTRYGTIEGEVTWVSADALTRDPQNSNSANNPASNGQAPLAYFPAHVKLNKQTIDVEGKTMPVTPGLNITAEIKTGRRTVLDYLLSPIQKTIDESAGER encoded by the coding sequence TTGTCTGTTCTTAAAGCCTTGATGAAGCGCTACCAGCAAGTGCTTCAACTGGCATGGGCGGCCCGTCATGAAATAGCGGGACCGGAACGACTGGCGAGTGAACGTGCCTTTATGCCAGCAGCTCTCAGCTTGCAGGAAACCCCGCCCCACCCAGCACCCCGGCGCATCATGGTCATCATCTGTACCTGTGTGGTGGCAGCCCTGATCTGGGCAGCTTTCGGCAAGATCGATGTAGTGGCTTTGGCGCCCGGGCGTGTCATCGTCAGCGAACGCAGCAAGGTCATACAACCCCTGGAGGCGGCTACTGTCCGGGCCATCCATGTCCAGGATGGTCAAGAAGTACAAGAGGGCCAGCTCTTGATTGAGCTGGATAGCACGCAAGTTGGGGCTGAGCATTCACAGAACAAGCAACAGTGGCTGGCGGCGAACTCCGAGAAGCTCCGCAGTCACAGCTTGCAACTGGCATTGAACTCAGGCGTTCAGCCTGCAATAGCCGAGCAGCAAAGCTCCCTGTGGTGCGCAGCCACCAAGATCGAAAGCTGCGAGCCATGGCAGACCTTGCGCCAGCAGTTGCAAACCGAATGGCAGGACATACGCAGCAAGCGGGAAAGACTTGCTGCCACCGTCCAGACCCGGGATAGCCAAATCCAGGTCAGCAAAGCTGCGATCAACCGCTTGCAGTCATTGCTAGTCACCCTGAACCAGCGGGAAGTGGACTATGCAGCACTGGCCCAACAAGGATTTGTGAGCCAGCACGGCCTGCAAGACAAAACCCGGGATCGCCAGGACATAGACAACGAACTATTGAGAGTGCGTGCAGAACTGACTACCGCCATGTCAGCGCACCAAGAGGCGCTCAAAGAACAAAACGCCTACCTGGCAGAGATCCAGAAGAGCCTGGCGCAACGCCAATTCACTGCTCAGCAAGAGATTGAACGATTGGCCCAGGAGCAGGTGAAGTCGCAACAGCGCCTTGAACTGCTCCAACTGCGTTCACCGGTCAAAGGAACCGTCCAGCAACTGGCCGTCTTTACCGCGGGTGGAGTTGTCACGCCAGCACAAGCCCTGATGGTGATCGTGCCGGCAGCCCACGACATCAGCGCAGAAGTCATGGTGGCCAACAAAGACATCGGGTTCATCCATGCCGGCCAAAAGGTGCGCATCAAGCTGGAAACCTTCAACTTCACCCGATACGGAACGATTGAGGGTGAAGTGACCTGGGTAAGCGCAGACGCATTAACCCGTGACCCACAAAACTCCAATTCAGCGAATAACCCAGCGAGTAACGGGCAAGCACCGCTGGCTTACTTTCCGGCGCACGTGAAATTGAATAAACAGACCATCGATGTCGAGGGGAAAACCATGCCGGTCACCCCTGGGTTAAACATTACTGCAGAGATTAAGACAGGTCGGCGCACGGTATTGGATTACTTGCTGAGTCCGATTCAGAAAACGATTGATGAGAGTGCGGGGGAAAGATGA
- a CDS encoding type I secretion system permease/ATPase: MGSARQPMELLCMVARLHGVAVDAASLSHQLALTEDTQVDFDLLRLAAQKLNLKARVESVALHRLRYTPLPALAQLADGSWAMVAAANENQVLVQHSAHKAMGAGTVAGAVPADDLPVRMTHAEFAQAWLGEVAQSSEKPSGQMLLVASRASLVGDIARFDFSWFIPSLVRYRRLLGEVLGASVVLQLFALVTPLFFQVVMDKVLVHQGLSTLHVLVIGLVVISLFESALNFMRSYVFAHTTSRIDVELGSRLFRHLLRLPLAWFQARRVGDSVARIRELESIRSFLTGQALTVVLDVVFSVVFIAVMLWYSVQLTTIVLLSIPCYVALTVMIVPPLRRRLDEKFARGAENQALLVETITGVQTVKASALEPMIAKRWDDQLAAYVSASFRTQTLASAGQEGIGLIGKLVTASTLFFGAQLVMAGELTMGMFIAFNMFAGRVAQPIMRMAQLWADFQQVGISMQRLGDILNAPAEVPPSVAAQLPKLIGRITFDHVNFRYHADSSLVLRNVQLDIAPGQVIGIVGRSGSGKSTLTKLVQRLYVPEQGRVLIDNVDIAQVDAAQIRRQIGVVLQDNWLFNRSVRENIAISQPAASMDQIVYAAKLAGAHGFISELPQGYDTLVGEQGSSLSGGQKQRLAIARALFSNPRILIFDEATSALDYESEQILQRNMSAICKGRTVLIIAHRLSAVRHANAIVVLDKGRVVEGGTHDELLAKPSLYARLWGMQSGQEVHA, translated from the coding sequence ATGGGTTCGGCGCGCCAGCCGATGGAACTTCTGTGCATGGTCGCGCGCCTGCACGGTGTTGCTGTGGACGCTGCCTCCCTCTCTCACCAATTGGCACTGACAGAAGACACCCAAGTAGACTTTGATTTGCTGCGTCTGGCAGCACAAAAGCTCAATCTCAAGGCGCGGGTGGAGTCTGTTGCTCTTCATCGCTTGCGTTACACACCACTTCCTGCGTTGGCCCAACTGGCGGATGGCTCTTGGGCTATGGTTGCAGCGGCGAATGAAAACCAAGTCCTGGTCCAACATTCCGCCCATAAAGCGATGGGTGCTGGAACTGTGGCAGGCGCAGTCCCTGCAGATGACCTGCCAGTGCGCATGACGCATGCTGAGTTTGCGCAAGCGTGGCTAGGAGAGGTAGCGCAATCCTCAGAGAAACCCAGCGGCCAGATGCTACTCGTCGCCAGCCGTGCGTCATTGGTAGGCGACATCGCCCGATTCGATTTCAGTTGGTTCATTCCCAGTCTGGTCCGCTATCGCCGCCTCCTGGGTGAGGTGCTGGGCGCATCGGTCGTGTTGCAGCTGTTTGCTCTGGTCACACCCTTGTTCTTTCAAGTGGTGATGGACAAGGTGCTGGTGCACCAAGGCCTTTCTACCTTGCATGTTCTGGTCATCGGCTTGGTGGTGATCTCCCTGTTCGAGAGCGCTTTGAACTTCATGCGTTCGTATGTGTTTGCTCACACTACCAGCCGAATTGATGTGGAGTTGGGTTCCCGGTTGTTTCGCCACTTGCTGCGCTTGCCTTTGGCCTGGTTTCAGGCGCGACGAGTAGGAGATTCGGTAGCCCGTATCCGCGAGCTGGAAAGCATCCGCAGCTTTCTGACCGGACAGGCCTTGACGGTGGTGTTGGACGTGGTTTTCTCAGTCGTCTTCATCGCCGTCATGCTCTGGTACAGCGTGCAGCTCACCACCATCGTCCTGCTGAGCATCCCCTGCTATGTGGCTTTAACGGTCATGATCGTTCCCCCACTGCGCCGCCGTCTGGATGAGAAGTTCGCCCGCGGCGCAGAGAACCAAGCCCTTCTGGTGGAAACCATCACCGGTGTTCAAACCGTCAAGGCCTCTGCCTTGGAGCCCATGATCGCCAAGCGCTGGGATGACCAATTGGCGGCCTACGTGTCCGCCTCTTTCCGTACCCAGACTTTGGCAAGTGCGGGTCAAGAGGGCATCGGCCTGATCGGCAAGCTGGTGACTGCCTCGACCCTGTTCTTCGGGGCACAACTGGTCATGGCCGGTGAGCTCACCATGGGGATGTTCATCGCCTTCAACATGTTTGCCGGCCGGGTAGCCCAGCCCATCATGCGCATGGCCCAGTTGTGGGCGGATTTTCAGCAAGTGGGGATTTCGATGCAGCGACTGGGCGACATCCTCAATGCCCCAGCAGAGGTGCCGCCCAGTGTGGCGGCTCAGTTACCCAAGTTGATTGGACGCATCACCTTTGACCACGTGAACTTTCGATATCACGCGGATTCCAGCTTGGTACTACGGAATGTGCAATTGGACATTGCCCCCGGCCAGGTCATCGGCATTGTGGGTCGCTCAGGGTCAGGTAAATCCACCCTGACCAAGCTGGTGCAACGCCTGTATGTGCCAGAGCAAGGTCGGGTGCTGATCGACAACGTGGATATCGCGCAGGTCGATGCCGCCCAGATCCGCCGTCAGATCGGTGTGGTCCTGCAGGACAACTGGCTGTTCAATCGGTCTGTCAGAGAAAACATCGCCATCAGCCAACCTGCAGCCTCCATGGACCAGATTGTCTATGCAGCCAAGTTGGCGGGCGCCCATGGGTTCATCAGTGAGCTACCCCAAGGCTATGACACCCTGGTCGGGGAGCAAGGCAGTAGCCTCTCCGGTGGGCAAAAGCAACGCTTGGCTATTGCACGTGCATTGTTTTCCAACCCCCGCATCCTAATATTTGATGAGGCCACTAGTGCGCTGGACTATGAGAGCGAGCAGATCCTGCAACGCAATATGTCCGCCATCTGCAAGGGACGCACCGTCCTCATCATTGCCCACCGCCTCAGTGCGGTACGCCATGCCAACGCCATCGTGGTGCTGGACAAAGGACGCGTAGTAGAAGGCGGAACCCACGACGAGCTGCTGGCCAAACCGTCGCTGTATGCCCGTTTGTGGGGTATGCAATCTGGTCAGGAAGTCCATGCATGA
- the tnpC gene encoding IS66 family transposase: MQLRDASKDTTHTSRLWAYLGAGQRLNHKGQCVEHPPSVVFEFTRTRQGIHPQRFLKDYRGYLQIDAYSGYDALLKSGDIVAVGCMAHTRRHFFEVARKDPNPQGLAAQALAWIAKLYEIESHIKDHPPDKKLLTRQTQSRPVLEQFHGWLVGHAPGIPARSKLGQAFGYALRQWETLARYTEDGILMPDNNLIESAIRPVAVGRRSWLFPGAERGGHVTATMYSLIGTCRLNGVEPYAWLCDALKRLHNHPVTKLAKLLPFNWKRQSITQT, translated from the coding sequence GTGCAACTGCGCGATGCCAGCAAGGACACCACGCACACCAGCAGGCTGTGGGCCTATTTGGGCGCCGGTCAGCGCCTGAATCACAAGGGCCAATGTGTGGAGCACCCACCCTCAGTCGTCTTTGAATTCACTAGGACACGTCAGGGTATCCATCCGCAGCGGTTCCTGAAGGACTACCGCGGTTACCTGCAGATTGATGCCTATTCTGGCTATGACGCCTTGCTCAAATCCGGTGACATCGTGGCCGTTGGTTGTATGGCTCATACCAGACGCCATTTCTTTGAGGTGGCCCGCAAAGACCCCAACCCGCAGGGGTTGGCTGCACAGGCGCTGGCCTGGATTGCCAAGCTCTACGAGATCGAATCGCACATCAAGGACCATCCACCCGACAAGAAGCTGCTGACCCGGCAAACCCAGTCGCGCCCCGTACTCGAACAATTCCATGGGTGGCTTGTTGGTCACGCCCCTGGCATTCCGGCACGCAGCAAATTGGGACAGGCCTTTGGCTATGCCTTGCGGCAATGGGAAACCTTGGCGCGGTACACCGAAGACGGCATCCTGATGCCAGACAACAACCTGATCGAGTCGGCCATACGTCCAGTTGCTGTTGGAAGACGCTCATGGTTGTTCCCGGGTGCTGAGCGCGGTGGCCATGTCACCGCCACCATGTACTCGCTCATCGGCACCTGTCGCCTCAATGGGGTGGAGCCCTATGCCTGGCTTTGCGATGCTCTCAAGCGCCTGCACAACCACCCTGTGACTAAACTAGCCAAATTGCTGCCGTTCAACTGGAAACGGCAATCCATCACTCAAACTTGA
- the tnpB gene encoding IS66 family insertion sequence element accessory protein TnpB (TnpB, as the term is used for proteins encoded by IS66 family insertion elements, is considered an accessory protein, since TnpC, encoded by a neighboring gene, is a DDE family transposase.) has product MFFPEGRIRVFLYGQAADMRQSYDGLYALARQGFEVDVLAGHMFVFINRRQTQMKVLYFDRSGWCLWCKRLESGKFSRKGVQGGSGEIDCTALKLMLEGIEVRRRHKRYQHPARR; this is encoded by the coding sequence ATGTTCTTTCCCGAGGGCCGCATTCGCGTGTTCCTGTATGGCCAAGCTGCCGATATGCGCCAGTCCTACGACGGCTTGTACGCTCTGGCACGCCAGGGGTTTGAAGTGGATGTGCTGGCCGGACACATGTTTGTTTTCATCAACCGGCGGCAAACACAGATGAAGGTGCTGTACTTTGACCGCAGCGGCTGGTGCCTGTGGTGCAAGCGTTTGGAGAGCGGCAAGTTCTCCCGTAAAGGCGTTCAAGGCGGCAGTGGCGAGATCGACTGCACGGCGCTCAAACTGATGCTCGAAGGCATCGAAGTGCGCCGACGCCACAAACGCTACCAACACCCTGCGCGGAGGTGA
- the tnpC gene encoding IS66 family transposase, with protein sequence MSMPNTSTPTFTVETVMGLSPQSIAQTLQAQAASISALEQQLEWFKRQLFGKKSERFAPLPDAQQMHLGQLLGDLPATDAPEADSDSNTIPAHQRRKPRSNFADEGTPASFFDETKVPVHTIELANPETKDLSPDQYEVVSQKVSHRLAQRPGAYVVLKYVRSVIKRHDTQTLHCAGAPTGIIEGSRADVSLLAGVVVDKFAWHIPLYRQHQRLSQAGFKLSRAWLTQLAQKTISLLEPIYDTQLESIRNSRVKAMDETPIKAGRSGPGKMKAAYFWPVYGELDEVCFAYFESRRHEHVQQALGLPGATDAVLLTDGYEAYARYAAKTGITHAQCWAHCRRGFFEALGAEPQAAGQALQQIGEIYAQEEAIRERDLYGDAKREHRLSHSKPLVQNFFEWVDLQFERQGFLPSNPLTKALAYARERRAQLQVFLGDADVAMDTNHLERALRAIPMGRRNWLFCWTEVGAKRAGIMQSLIVTCRLHDIDPYTYLVDVLQRVGHHPASRVSELTPRQWKQHFAENPLRSPLHGLVT encoded by the coding sequence ATGTCGATGCCCAATACCAGCACTCCCACATTTACCGTCGAAACGGTCATGGGGCTGTCGCCGCAGAGCATCGCGCAGACACTGCAAGCACAGGCCGCCAGCATCAGCGCGCTGGAGCAGCAGCTCGAATGGTTCAAACGCCAACTCTTTGGCAAGAAGAGCGAGCGCTTTGCACCCTTGCCCGATGCGCAGCAAATGCACCTGGGGCAACTCCTGGGCGACCTCCCTGCCACTGATGCGCCCGAAGCCGACTCCGACTCCAACACCATCCCTGCACACCAGCGACGCAAACCCCGCAGCAACTTTGCCGACGAGGGCACGCCCGCATCGTTCTTTGACGAAACCAAGGTGCCCGTGCACACCATCGAGCTGGCCAACCCCGAGACCAAAGACCTCTCGCCCGATCAGTACGAGGTTGTCAGCCAGAAGGTCAGCCACCGCTTGGCACAGCGCCCCGGTGCCTATGTGGTGCTGAAGTATGTGCGCTCTGTCATCAAGCGCCACGACACGCAAACCCTGCACTGTGCGGGCGCGCCAACAGGCATCATTGAGGGCAGCCGCGCTGACGTGAGCTTGCTCGCAGGCGTTGTTGTTGACAAGTTTGCCTGGCACATTCCGCTGTACCGGCAGCACCAGCGCCTGAGCCAAGCGGGCTTCAAACTCAGCCGGGCGTGGCTGACGCAACTGGCGCAAAAGACCATTTCCCTGCTGGAGCCGATTTACGACACGCAGCTCGAGTCGATCCGCAACAGCCGGGTCAAGGCAATGGACGAGACCCCCATCAAGGCCGGGCGCAGTGGGCCCGGCAAGATGAAGGCGGCCTACTTCTGGCCTGTGTACGGCGAACTCGATGAGGTGTGCTTTGCCTATTTCGAGTCGCGCCGCCACGAGCACGTACAGCAGGCATTGGGGCTGCCAGGGGCCACAGATGCCGTGTTGCTCACTGACGGCTATGAGGCCTATGCACGTTACGCTGCCAAGACCGGCATTACGCATGCCCAATGCTGGGCGCACTGCAGGCGTGGCTTCTTTGAAGCTCTAGGGGCCGAGCCACAGGCCGCTGGCCAGGCGCTGCAGCAAATTGGCGAGATTTACGCCCAGGAAGAAGCCATTCGTGAACGTGACCTCTACGGGGATGCCAAACGAGAGCACCGTCTAAGCCACAGCAAACCGCTGGTGCAGAACTTCTTTGAATGGGTGGATTTGCAGTTCGAGCGGCAAGGCTTCCTGCCCAGCAATCCGTTGACCAAGGCATTGGCCTATGCACGCGAGCGCCGCGCGCAACTGCAGGTGTTTCTGGGCGATGCGGATGTGGCCATGGATACGAACCATCTGGAACGCGCCTTGCGCGCGATACCAATGGGCAGGCGCAATTGGTTATTCTGCTGGACGGAGGTGGGCGCCAAGCGCGCGGGCATCATGCAGAGCCTGATCGTGACATGCCGTTTACATGACATTGACCCCTACACCTACCTGGTTGATGTCTTGCAACGCGTAGGCCACCACCCCGCCTCCAGAGTTTCAGAACTGACGCCTCGTCAATGGAAGCAGCACTTCGCCGAGAATCCATTGCGTTCACCATTACACGGTTTGGTAACGTAG
- a CDS encoding IS3 family transposase — MPYRYDLHLNRDYPNQGWSCDFMSDALWSGRRFRTFNVIDEFNREALRIEIDTSLPAGRVIRALNELVEVRGAPLSIRMDNGPEFIAHALADWAKTRGIVLNHIQPGKPTQNAYVERFNRTYRTEVLDCYVFDSLQEVRDMTADWLHRYNHHRPHEALGSVPPVEYRVTKFPNLYF, encoded by the coding sequence ATGCCTTACCGATACGATTTGCACCTAAACCGAGATTACCCCAATCAGGGTTGGAGCTGTGACTTCATGTCCGATGCTTTGTGGTCGGGCCGCAGGTTCCGCACCTTCAATGTCATCGATGAGTTCAACCGGGAAGCGTTGCGAATCGAGATTGACACCAGCTTGCCCGCTGGGCGGGTCATACGGGCTTTGAACGAGTTGGTGGAGGTGCGTGGTGCGCCGCTGTCTATCCGCATGGACAACGGCCCGGAGTTCATTGCCCATGCGCTGGCCGATTGGGCCAAGACCAGAGGCATCGTCCTCAATCACATCCAGCCTGGAAAGCCAACCCAGAATGCCTATGTGGAACGATTCAACCGGACGTATCGCACCGAAGTACTGGACTGCTATGTCTTTGATTCCTTGCAAGAGGTCAGGGACATGACGGCGGACTGGCTGCATCGCTACAACCACCACCGGCCCCATGAAGCCTTGGGGTCAGTTCCTCCAGTTGAATACCGTGTGACAAAATTCCCCAACCTCTACTTCTGA
- a CDS encoding DUF4158 domain-containing protein, translating into MPSYRLRFVGQTSLPKSISQNEIDEDFSLSDADVEEIRSNFRGIGRLGAAILLVSLRATGRSLDSFTGLPRLLLQSLSKRIGVNAAMIQIASLKTLYSRPTTRFEHQRWARNYAGYKALGQEDQHKVTDVLAHLSKSAVSIHDLVKSAEVWLFENQYVLPGDRTLRDQARQAFAAQDDVAIATVRQSVPRRNLDIVMSRMFSKRRGPTGASVLEWLRTAPAKHGPRTLNETIQKVAYLKTLQVHEWDLSAIPPARREAYSQAVVNRPPYWVFRTNVNSHFGQRERAF; encoded by the coding sequence TTGCCAAGTTACCGCCTTCGGTTTGTCGGTCAAACAAGCCTGCCCAAATCCATTTCACAAAACGAGATTGACGAAGACTTCAGCCTCAGCGACGCTGATGTTGAGGAAATCCGGTCGAACTTCCGTGGCATTGGCCGCCTCGGTGCTGCCATTCTGTTGGTAAGTCTGCGTGCCACTGGCCGATCTCTTGATTCGTTCACCGGCCTTCCTCGGCTGCTTCTTCAGTCGCTGTCCAAGAGGATTGGAGTCAACGCTGCAATGATACAGATTGCGTCGCTCAAAACGCTTTATTCCCGGCCAACTACGCGGTTTGAACACCAGCGTTGGGCGCGCAACTACGCTGGCTATAAGGCACTGGGTCAAGAAGATCAGCATAAAGTCACCGACGTCTTGGCCCACCTTTCCAAGTCAGCAGTATCGATACACGATTTGGTGAAGTCGGCCGAGGTGTGGCTGTTCGAAAACCAATATGTGTTGCCGGGTGACCGCACCTTGCGGGACCAAGCTCGGCAAGCGTTTGCCGCCCAAGACGACGTCGCCATTGCAACGGTGCGCCAAAGTGTGCCACGTCGCAATTTAGACATCGTTATGTCCAGGATGTTTTCGAAGCGCAGGGGCCCAACTGGCGCGTCAGTGTTGGAATGGCTGCGAACCGCCCCCGCCAAGCACGGCCCAAGGACGCTGAATGAAACTATCCAAAAGGTGGCCTACCTCAAAACGCTGCAAGTCCATGAATGGGATCTGTCTGCCATTCCCCCTGCCCGCAGAGAGGCATACAGCCAGGCGGTAGTCAATCGTCCACCCTATTGGGTATTTCGGACGAACGTGAACAGCCATTTCGGGCAACGTGAACGGGCGTTTTGA
- the istA gene encoding IS21 family transposase produces MPARKIAMRKVKETLRLSLECRLPYDQISQALGLSKGVISKYIRQALAAGLDWSAIETLDEGELHRKLRGQQSEPVVFVAPDYARVHLELRGKGVTLMLLWQEYCAKWAEDTQVRPYQYTQFCEHYRRFAKTLKRSMRQVHRAGEKLFIDYAGPTIVLAEGGKANIFVAALGASGYAFAWATPAQTTADWLEGCVKALTFYGGVPQLIVPDNPRAVIAQVSRYEPRATDTVLDFACHYGCSVLPARAYHPQDKAKVESTVQIVERWILARLRHQSFRSVTEVNAAIAPLLEYLNNKPFQKLPGCRASAFTALDAPALMALPPEPFELAVFKTVKVHIDYHVEFEGHRYSVPHALVGQTLELRVTRTTLEILNRGQRVCSHLRSARRGGFTTTGEHMPEAHRAHAQWSPERLLAWGEQIGVATAGVVSKMLERQRHPEHAYRACLGLLSLGRRYGHARLEAASLMALQLGTCKYSHIRDILVNRGVTGHCPAFLRTDCRYQRMRPDQQTGRGRIWKRRRACSGVQC; encoded by the coding sequence ATGCCCGCCCGAAAGATCGCGATGCGCAAAGTTAAAGAAACATTGAGATTGAGCCTGGAGTGCAGGCTACCCTACGATCAGATATCCCAAGCCCTGGGACTGTCCAAAGGCGTCATCTCCAAATACATCCGTCAGGCTCTTGCAGCAGGACTGGATTGGAGTGCCATAGAAACCTTGGATGAGGGAGAGTTACACCGCAAATTGCGGGGCCAGCAAAGTGAGCCCGTTGTCTTTGTTGCGCCTGACTACGCACGGGTGCACTTGGAGCTGCGCGGCAAAGGCGTTACGTTGATGCTGCTGTGGCAAGAATACTGCGCCAAGTGGGCCGAAGACACCCAGGTCAGGCCTTACCAGTACACCCAATTCTGCGAGCACTACCGCCGGTTTGCCAAGACACTGAAGCGCTCAATGCGCCAAGTGCATCGCGCCGGAGAAAAACTGTTCATTGACTACGCTGGCCCGACCATTGTGCTGGCCGAGGGTGGTAAAGCCAATATCTTCGTGGCCGCCTTGGGCGCCTCAGGTTACGCCTTCGCGTGGGCGACACCTGCACAGACCACGGCAGATTGGCTGGAGGGGTGTGTCAAGGCGCTGACCTTCTATGGTGGAGTGCCGCAGCTAATCGTGCCGGACAACCCGCGCGCAGTGATTGCGCAGGTCAGCCGTTACGAGCCCCGAGCTACTGACACCGTGCTGGACTTTGCATGCCATTACGGCTGCAGCGTACTACCTGCGCGTGCCTACCACCCGCAGGACAAGGCCAAAGTCGAGTCCACGGTCCAGATTGTTGAGCGCTGGATATTGGCGCGACTGCGGCATCAATCGTTTCGTAGCGTCACTGAGGTCAACGCAGCCATTGCCCCTTTGCTGGAGTATCTGAACAACAAACCGTTTCAGAAGCTGCCCGGATGCCGGGCAAGCGCGTTTACCGCCCTGGATGCGCCAGCATTGATGGCCCTGCCGCCTGAACCGTTTGAGCTTGCGGTATTCAAGACGGTCAAAGTACACATTGACTATCACGTCGAGTTTGAAGGCCACCGCTATAGCGTTCCACATGCACTGGTGGGCCAGACGCTGGAGCTGCGGGTGACCCGCACCACACTGGAGATTCTGAACCGGGGCCAGCGGGTGTGCAGCCACCTCAGAAGCGCTCGCCGGGGCGGCTTCACCACGACGGGTGAACACATGCCAGAGGCACACCGGGCGCATGCACAGTGGAGTCCGGAGCGGCTTCTGGCCTGGGGCGAGCAAATCGGCGTGGCCACGGCCGGGGTAGTGAGCAAGATGCTGGAGCGCCAGCGCCACCCTGAACATGCCTACCGGGCCTGCTTGGGTTTGCTCTCCCTGGGGCGCCGATACGGCCATGCCAGGCTGGAAGCGGCGAGCTTGATGGCGCTGCAGTTGGGCACCTGCAAATACAGCCATATCCGCGACATCCTGGTCAACCGCGGGGTAACCGGTCACTGTCCGGCGTTCTTGCGAACTGATTGCAGGTACCAAAGAATGCGCCCTGATCAACAAACAGGACGGGGTCGGATATGGAAGAGACGCAGAGCGTGCTCAGGCGTGCAGTGTTGA
- the istB gene encoding IS21-like element helper ATPase IstB, which produces MMMNTTLAQLRELRLEGLATGLQEQLSQAGVAAMSFEERLALLVDREVHWRNDKRQTRLLKQARLKYPQAAIEDIDSRAGRGIQRSAVMSLALGGWVQSGHAVLITGPTGAGKSWLACALAQHACRRGFSAHYQRVPRLGEELRIRHANGTFGKWLDQIRKTDVLLLDDWGMTALDSQSRADLLEIIDDRTSSRATIITSQLPIEHWHEWIGDPTVADAMLDRLMENHHRFTITGESLRKKPAPGKGKTANAESAAG; this is translated from the coding sequence ATGATGATGAATACGACATTGGCCCAACTGCGTGAATTGAGGCTGGAGGGCTTGGCCACGGGGCTGCAGGAGCAGCTCAGTCAAGCAGGCGTGGCGGCCATGAGCTTTGAAGAGCGGTTGGCGCTATTGGTAGACAGGGAGGTGCACTGGCGCAATGACAAGCGCCAAACCCGCCTGTTGAAACAGGCTAGGCTGAAGTATCCGCAAGCGGCTATCGAAGACATTGACAGCCGCGCCGGGCGCGGCATTCAACGCAGTGCAGTGATGAGTCTGGCCCTGGGCGGGTGGGTGCAAAGCGGACATGCTGTGCTGATTACGGGGCCGACCGGGGCGGGTAAATCCTGGCTGGCCTGTGCGTTGGCCCAACATGCGTGCCGGCGGGGCTTCAGTGCCCACTACCAGCGGGTGCCACGACTGGGGGAGGAATTGCGTATCCGCCATGCCAACGGCACGTTTGGCAAGTGGCTCGATCAGATCCGCAAAACCGATGTCCTGCTGCTCGATGACTGGGGCATGACGGCGCTGGACAGCCAGAGCCGGGCGGACTTGCTGGAGATCATTGATGACAGGACATCAAGTCGGGCCACGATCATTACCAGTCAGTTGCCCATTGAGCATTGGCACGAGTGGATTGGTGACCCGACAGTGGCCGATGCGATGCTGGACCGGTTAATGGAGAACCATCATCGCTTCACGATCACGGGTGAGTCGTTGCGAAAGAAACCTGCACCCGGAAAAGGCAAAACCGCCAACGCTGAGTCCGCGGCGGGTTGA